The window TTGCAgagagtgcagcagcagcagcagcagcagcagttcagtaAGAATTAAGGAAAAATTCCAGTTTGGAGTTCCTGTTGAGTCCAAATTGCAGGAGTTCAGTAAGCATGCAGCAGGGGGAAGcttccacactggcttcatgTCCATCTTTAcatcctcttttcctttttcttcacaACACAGAACGCAGAAGATGTAGCTACTGCCATGGCCGCTGTGGTGTCGGGTTGGGGTTTGGGTAGATAGGTGCTGGTGTTGGGTGGGGGTAGGCTGGCACAGCTGTGTTGGGGTTGGGCGGATATGTCGGAGTAGGGTACTGCGCCATGATGTGAGGCTGGCTGTGGGTGGTTGTGTGCGCCGGTGAGGAGATAGCGGAAGACGAGGAAGGCAGGTGGAGGTAGAGGGGAGCGGATGGAGCAGATGGAGCGGTAGGGGCGGAAGGTGCTGTCGGAGTTGGGACCCTCTGTAGGACGACGTGTGGGTAAAGCTGAGATTCCGAGCGGTAGAGTCCAGGCATAGAGGCCTTCAGCAAACTCTCCTGACTCCTGGATAAATATGGAGAATTATTTATCTCATTgttattctgattctgatttaatgTTCACATGTTGTGATATATACTTCTGGTGAGGTTCTTTGGGGAATTAGAAATGTCTTGGACTTGCATGTTATGTTTGGTCCTGTTGGATAAGCTTGTGTCAAATATTTGCTGTGATGTCTCAAGACCGTTTCCTGACACTGAAGGTAATTCCATGAACCTTGTGATTCATAACTGTcttctacggaagccctaaaaggccatacatacatacatacattttattctacCCGTTTcttgtgataacgagataattaatttgagattttgagaaaacaaaacgatagtctagtgtattacATCATTTGCGCctgtattacagaatgtatggcaaatgcatgtagtccatgatatggagcgagcaaacctattactccactgtaaaatccctttgatccataatttctgacaaaggttgatacacttgatctcaggaccatgcTGACTGTTGACTTactcagtatcaagcatatttactgtatcattttggagcaTTTTggagttcattattttgaattgaaaagggcattatgtgcaatatttactctactgtaaaatctctttgaaccataatttctgacaaaggttgatacactcAGAAATGGTGGACAAAGGTattttacagtggagtaatAGGTTTtctcgctccgtatcatggactacatgcatttgccatacattctgtaatacaggcacacttgatttaatacactagacttatcgttttgttttcttgagatctcgaattaattatcttgttatcacaggaaaacgggtggaataaaatgtatgtatgtatggccttttagggcttccgtagtcttctacttttactacatttctctttctctgtgatgTGGGTGCTGCCACTTTACCTCTGGTACCCTCTGTTCTCATATCCACTGAGTCCTCCAGTCAGGTAGAGGGGACTGTCGGGAGCCAGAcgagggttcatcctctgggaaagATGGAAGATCTTTGGAGGAGGGAAAGTCTCCCACTCACCCTCTTCCCTTTCCAGCCAACACTCACTACGACGGGCTGAGCGCTTCTCCCTGCGCCTGAGGAGGATAGAACTTTGTTTAAGAACAGGAGATTATAACGAGGGTTGCTTTTggcactcctctctctctctagtccTACCTGCTCCGTCCCTCCTTCTTGGCTCGGTCCCGACTGGATCGCTCCTGCAAGCAGCAGATGAGGAAGGACAAGGACATGGCGAGAATGACAATGCCACTCACCACTGAAGCCAACACAGCCACTCTCAGACCACGGTCCTCAGGTCTGGGGATCGCTGTAGGGAGAAAGTTACATTTAATAAGATTATTCAGTCATTTATGGCTCTAATAAACTCTTCTGGATCGATAAAGATAATCCCCCCTGTGAGAAATGAGAACTAGTCCAACAATACTCAAAGAAGATCAGTTCATTTGACACATATCTGCTCGAAATAAACCTGCTTACCTTCACAGACAGGAAGGTAGTTACTCCATTGTGGTTTTCCGTTCCTCACATTGCAGTAGATTTTGTCGCTGCCGACCAGTTGGTATCCCTCTCTGCACCAGAAGGCCAACACGCTGCCGACTGACAAGCCTGTGCCACTCTCGACATAGAAGGAACCCCGACGTGGTGGCAGGACAGGAATACAGGACAGACCTGAGGAGACAAAACAGATCACCAGTCACTTCAGTGATCAATGAAACAATATGGGGACATTAATAATGAAGAACGGCGATTTTCAGTGTACAATGTTCTTGAAATGTTTAAAGGAATGGTTCAACACTGCGCAGAATTGCACTTTCTTGCTGAGTTTGATGCCACTTTCTTATATGTATGTAAAGCTGGGGCTagctttagcttagcttagcttagcttagcttagcactgAAACTGAGAACCGGGGCAAACAACTAGCAAAGCTCTGTCCACAGGCAACAAAATCGACCTAAAAGAACCGCTAAAGCTCACATTGTTACCACGAATCTCTCAAAGTGTAAAAACCAGTTGTTGTTTCAAGGGGAGCTATGAAGTTATTGCATaatggttgcttggcaaccacAAAACAACAGTAGAGCTCAAACACTGTATGCAATGTATTTactgtctgacattttatttcaggGTCCATATTCTGAGCATAAATATATGCTCTTGAACAGCACTCCCAAAAATTCTGACTAGCAGAATaaacttatttattaattatttacatCTGGATTTATTGatattctttttaattttatttttaaataattcattctGCAAAATGTTTTGTGGAAAATTTACATATCTTGAGAGGGTTTCTTTCTATGTCCATCTCTGTTTTCCTGAACCTTTCCTGTTCCGGCCTGCTTACTAACCATGGCTCTCCTTATGTCTCAGGATTACTGCCTACTATATCTGCCACGTCCAGCCTAGCTTTGTCTTCTCCTCCAGTTTTGGATTCTCTGCCAACACCAGCCCTGCACCTCTTCAGCCGTTCCCCTTGAAACTTTAACTCTGTAGATTTAACTAAGCTGCAactcaaataaactgtttaacTGATTCCTGTCTCCTGGCTTGTGTTAATAGATCCACTACTGTTCAACATAAAGATAGCAAAAATTTCCTTTGCCTCCTTCTTGCTGCATTCTTTTTTGCTCACCTCCTGGACTGTGTATGATTGTTGACCATAGGTAGATTATAGCACCTCTAGAAACAGGTCTCACTTTGATTCTGAGACACTGATGCCATTCGCTTTTATCAAACTTCATTGCAGCCATTAGAAATTTTAAATCACGTTGAAGATTTAAACTCAACTCTGTCCCAATACCTCTTTCTAAAAATCCCTTTTCGTTTTATATGTCTGCCTCTTCCTACTTCTCTACTCCACACTTTCGTccttgtttttactttactttaccaCTTTCTAGTCAAACAGGCACAGCTTCGTGCAGAATGTCATCTATGCTGACAGCCTGAGATTAGCATTTACAGTGGATagaaaagagacggagagagggagagacagaaagtacTATTTTTATCTTCTTCATGCTACAATACGCAAATACCTCTGAGAGGTCTCGTGATACGGCAGCTATTGTTAGACTGTGCTGCAGGGATTTTTGAGGCTCTCAGGAAATCTCATGTAAACCTACAACATCTCTGCACAAACAACCCACAAAGGATCTCCCTCAGATGGAAAAATAAGTGTGGTTTATTTCTGCACGATAGCACGCCATGACCACGTGAAATCAGCCGGTTCACAAGGTTATTCATCAATGGCTGTGACTCAGCAATGACTTGGCTAGCTGCTTGTATTTCTGGCTTTTAAAGGattagactgtaaaaaaaaaaaaaaaaaaactacagataTTTTACTTACAGAATTGAATTGCAAGGAAATGCCATATTTGTATTGACTCTTGGCTTCTTTacagttcagtttgtgtttattatgttgattttttGCAAAGATGATGTGATTTCATAAGATCATAAGATCATAAGATATCTTCCTTACCTtccagaagaaataaaaaattagacTCACTATGATACACTAGATTTTAGTTGTGGAAATGAGTTGTTTACCACTTTAAAGCTCCAGTAATagattttttggccacttgggggcagtgtaACAAGCTGTAAGCATGTTATCTCCGTTGGTTAAAGGTGATACAggtaacatgtttatttatttagagttgCATTTTATGCCAACATGTGTATGTAAGTCCAATCTTTGAAGTTTGGGCTTGCAAAACTAAATCAATGAGCGAAATGATGCCACAATGGCCAGAACTATAGAGTCGGGCGATAATTCTCTGGGGGTTTGTCATTTTTGCATTACACAAAGTATTTTTTCcattataaatatgaaaattatgaacatacattagaaagaaaatgaaagcatGATGCTGGATTTGCTAATATGATGATTTAATGATTAACAGGCAGTGCAGTATAATTTGCTGTGTCAGTAattgtgtaatctgtgtgtgtgtgtgtgtgtgtgtatatatagaaagagagagcgagagagagcgatgTCATCTATAAGACCCTGCGAACGTGcaagctgctctctgctgattAGGAGCGACAGATGGGAGGATTTCTGCAGCTGTAgatacagagagggagaagatcCCGTGATCCTGTGTGAAGATGTGTAcccttcctcacacacacacacgcacacacatatatacacatcaagggacgcacacacacaccagacaagTGCATAATGGGTACAGCGTAGGGAGACAAGAACAAGCTGACTCCGTTTCAAAGGGGAAACTAAAAGCCATTCTGTTTCCCTTAAGAGACGTTTTACTGATCCTatcattgtctgtgtgtgtgtgtgtgtgtgtgtgtgtgtgtgtgtgtggccaccACGTTAGCCAAAAACTCAGGTAAGTGTCAGATAGCTGCATCATATTCCATTCAAATCAGATCATATTTCAGTAGAAAGATGGCCAATTAAAATTTGAGTTTTAATGAAGATTGGACATCGAAGTGcccaatttttattttatttgacaatGCCAGACTAATATAATCCTGTTGTTTGTGCTCGAGAGATGCAAATCTAGCACTGAAGAGCGAAATTTGCATTTGAATGAACGTGATTTgatattgtttaattaaaatgaggTTGCTTTAATCATCATCTGAGATTCATCCGCTGGGTTTATCAGacctcattttcatttcattataacGCCTTTCACATGCACAGTTATCTGTTTCCTGTCCACGTGGGATATTGATTATTAGACAGCacagaaaatgaactgaaatgtcatttttattggCACTTCGTTGGGCTTCATAGTGTAACTTGTTATGTCTGCATTAGAATTAGTAAACAGTAGCACAATAATAAGAGACAATCTTAAAATTAGCCAGGGGCTACACAGGCTGCTATATTGCATGTATGTACAGCATGTGCTTTACATGCTTGTTATACTCCTGAAATCACATGTATCATCCCCTTTTGTAgtcaaaaaatgcatttatagttttttattaaaaggagGAAACGTCTTTGGGGATATTTCAGAAATGATTCTTTCACTCTGCTGAAGTGTCATGTCTGTTCgattgacagcagctggcagagTGAAGAGGTTACACCATAGGGAGtgtgagacacagtaaacaaacagccagAGCCTTCATATGTCGAGCagactgtgtgttgttgttgttgtgtattgaAGGGCAAGAAGCACAGCAGCAACGTACTGGATTGAAGTGACAAGTGCAAGTATGTTTACATGCCTTTAAATATGCTACAGCTGAGCAGCTAGTTAGGTAGCCGTGCACTTTTTCCCGGTGAATGTTTGTTTAGGGTTTGGCACGGTGGCACAGTGGTTAGCCTCTCAACAAGAAGGTTTCAAACCCCAGTCGGCTTGAACCTTTGTGtcttcctcccacagcccaACATGCAGGTTAATCCTATtgttgactctaaattgcccacaGCCGTGAACCTGTGTGTCCCATTGATGGcgaccagtccagtttgttaCCCGCCTTTCACCCAATACAATATCAGCCGGGATCTACTCCAGCCCCCCACAAAACCCTGATAgggattaattaattaacaagaACAAACTATAAACTTGTCATTTAAGTTATAATGGCAAACATGCTTGCAAGcctatttatattttgtgtacATTCATTTTGAGTCATATTTCTGGCCACCCAAAGTGGTTGAGCGACGTA is drawn from Larimichthys crocea isolate SSNF unplaced genomic scaffold, L_crocea_2.0 scaffold268, whole genome shotgun sequence and contains these coding sequences:
- the LOC104922672 gene encoding sushi domain-containing protein 3; its protein translation is ESHGLSCIPVLPPRRGSFYVESGTGLSVGSVLAFWCREGYQLVGSDKIYCNVRNGKPQWSNYLPVCEAIPRPEDRGLRVAVLASVVSGIVILAMSLSFLICCLQERSSRDRAKKEGRSRRREKRSARRSECWLEREEGEWETFPPPKIFHLSQRMNPRLAPDSPLYLTGGLSGYENRGYQRSQESLLKASMPGLYRSESQLYPHVVLQRVPTPTAPSAPTAPSAPSAPLYLHLPSSSSAISSPAHTTTHSQPHIMAQYPTPTYPPNPNTAVPAYPHPTPAPIYPNPNPTPQRPWQ